The genomic DNA GGGAGTCCTCACGCGGCAGTTGGAAGTTGTCACACTCGCTGTCGCACGCGGTCGTACGATCGGATTGAAAACAGTTCAGTGACTCTAAAGGCGCGAGCGTATCGCCGTCGACAGCACGGGACGAGAGGGGTCGCCGTCGGCTCACCCGTTTTTGTCTCATTAATTAAGTGGTCTGTATGCTAACTCCCTTTCATCGATGAACACCGTCTATCGGGAGCGAAATGCCTCCATCGACCGGACTACACGAGACGAGTGGCCGATTTCGATTCGTCCTATTGGGGCGCACACGGATCTACACCGCACAAACTCCTCGTCGGTCGTCGGCGACCCGTTGCCCGCGGATGTGTGATACGCGATGAGCGACTACAGCAAATCCCTGCTCGGAATGCGACAAGAAGGACCGTCCGAGGTAGACACGTTTCGACCGTTCGTTGCAACGCAGGCCGGGTGGCTCGCCGTTTCGGTTCCGATCGTCGCCTCGTTCGGAATGGCCTCGACAGAATCAGTGTTCGTCCTCGCGTTCGTCGGGTTCCTCTCCGCCTGTCTCCTGTTCGAGCCCGTCGAATCGAATCCGCGATGGTGGAGACTCTCTGTATGGGTTTCTCGCGGCGGGTTCGTGGTTCTCGGATACTGGGTCTTCCAACGGGCACGGGAACTGGGGATTTGAGCGGCCCGAGCCGTTTTCGGGTCCAACGACCGCGCTCTTCGCCTTCCCTACTCACTCGTGGTTCGCGACGCCTTCTGCGTCTCCTCAGCAGTTGAGGTTTGGCCTGGTATCGCGTCGGTCGAGAACCGGGTGAGAACGTCGCTACCCGGTGGCGCTTCGACAGCGATCATCGCCCTGAGTTGTTCGCGCCCGTACTCCCCGAAGTATGGGGTTTGGGTGAGTCGGATCTGATCGGCCCCAGAAAACCGAACCGACGCGATCCAGTCGCCGTCACGACGAACGTCGAACTCCGTGGCGCCGTCGGACGACTCACAGACGTCTGCAGTCGGATGAAAGTGGTATCGGACGGTGTACGCCGCGCCGGAATCTCCCGTGACCGTATCAACGATCTCCCACCCGGAGTCGATCGTCGTGACCGTCCGTCGGTGTTCGTAGGAGGGGCCAGCGACGGTGCGTCGAATGTGCCGAGCTTCGATCCGTCCGGGCCCCTCGTCGACGACCGAAACGGACGTGCGCTTTCCCATCAGGAAGCTCCCGCCGATCGGAATCGGTTCGGTCCCGCCGTACTGTGCGGTGTTGTGGGCCGCCACGCTCCGTGCGTACTGCCGACGTTCGTTCGCTTCGTAGTCGTAGACGCCGGTGTCGGCGAGGACCGGATCGCCGTCCACCCAGAGGAGGACACTCAGTTGGTCGTTGTGTGAGTGCGCCGGGAGGTGCGGTGGGCCGACGTCTCCGACGTCGAAGAGGAGCGTCCCCGTGTCCGTGGGGAACGTTCGATAGCCCGCGCCGTCGGGGTGATGGAGTGAGCGCTCCGTCGGGGTCAACGAGCAGGCCCGGCAGTACGCGAGACACGTGCTCGCCTCGATCGCCTCCCCGTGTACGGAGTCGTTCAAAAGCGGGATCCTTCCGGCGGGTTCGACGAGTTGAGAGAGGAATCCCAGGGCGCGTTCGGCGGCCGTCTCGATACCCGTCGTCGAGCGCCCGATAGACGAAAGGAGGTCGTACGCCGTCGCGTATCGGCGAAGCACCGTAACGTGGTACATCGGACTCCGCTCGAAGTGACTGCCGTCGGCGAGGAACTGCTTCCGTGCAGCCTCCTCGAACAGATCGAGTCCCGTCGACTCCCACCCCGTGTCGTGTTCTCCGAAGAGCACGCCGGCGGCGACCAGTGCGACGGCGTTCTCGATCAGGTGGTTACCGCCGATGTCGTGTTCCACGTGGTTTTCGAGGAACAGCGCGTTCTTGTAAATGATACGCAGCAGCCGGTCGGGGACGGAGATATCGTCGTCGGCACACCAGGCGGCGTATCGACACCAGTGGAGCACCCGTAGCGACACCGCGTGGGGGATCCACGAGCGACGGAGGTACGGCCCCGCACCGATCGGGTTCGCCGCGTCCCACTCGAGCGCCTGCCGCTCCAGCGCCGCCCGGTGACCGTCGACGGCCGAGGCGGACTCCTCGCTCAACGCCACCCACTCGAACCCCTGGAAGGATTCGAGCTTGAGCCGCCAGAGACGCGGGTACTCGTCGATCCGCTCGTGGTTCCAATCGATCTGCTCCCCGAAGTCGATCGTCCGGTCGAGGAAGGTGAACCGGCCGTTGGCCGCCTCGGACGCGGCCTCGCGATACCGCGCGCGCTCGGATTCGGTTAGACTCTCTCTGAGTCTCGTGAGGTTGGCACTGACCGGCCCCGGCGTGATGGAGAGTTCGTCTGGGACTCGCTTTTCGTACCGGGCGTCGAAGTCCACAGGCAGGCGAGGGACGACAGCGTGACGGAGGCGACGTTCGAAGATTCCCGCGATCTGAACGGGTTTCATATTCCGGAGCGTGTGGTACGCCAACGGCCAATCGCCCGGGGTCGTCACCGATCGATCGGACCGTCGGCCGCTCTCAGTCCGACCGGACGGCGACCGGTCCGAAACCGTCTCGACCCGATCACTCATCGGTCGATCACCTCGTCGAGAATCGCGCTCAGCCTCCGGGCGACGATCGCCCGGTCGTAGTGTTCGACCATATGTTCCCGACCGTTCTCCCCCAACGACTCGCGGAGGGCGACGTCCGTGAGCAACGAGTCGAACGCCTCCGCCAGCCGGTCGGCGTCGTTCTCCACGTGTATGCCGCCGCCGGACTCCTCGATCAGCGTCTCGATCTCGCCGGCACCGGTGGCGACGACCGGCAGTTCACAGGACATATACTCGTAGGCCTTCGTCGGAACCGCATACTCGAGCGTCTCCTCGCGCTTCAGCGGGGCGACGCCGATCATCGCGTCGTCAAGAACGCCGGGAATCGTCTCTCTCGGGACGAGCCCCGTGAACTCCACGCGGTCGTCGAGTCCCTCCTCGGCGGTCACTCGCTTCAGCCGGTCGGTGATGTCGCCGTCGCCGACGATCTTGAGCGTCGCGCCGGGCGTCTCGACCGACGCCATCGCCCGAACGCAGGCGTCGAGGTCCTGTGCGTGACCGACGTTGCCGGTGTAGACGATCGTCGGGGCGGGATCGGTCTCCGTCGGTCGGTACCGGTCGGTGTCGACGCCGTTCGGGACGTGCCGGACGGTCGCCTCGTCGACGCCGTACCGTTCGACGAGCCGTTCTCCGAGGACGGTCGTCGTGACGGTGATCCGGTCGGCCGTCCGGAGGACGACCCGCTCGTACAGGCGGCTCGCCCGCTCGACGAACCCGCCGTCGGTGATGAAATCGAGACCGACAGCGGCGTCGATCCAGAGGTCGCGAACGTCGACGACCCACGGTTTCGGCGTCAGGAGACCGAACGGCAATCCGGCGAGACCGGTGAATATCGGCGGGGATGACGTGACGACGGCGTCGTACTCCCGGTAGTGAACCAGCAGCCACAGCAGGGCGTGTAGCGGGAAGAAGAGGTAGTACGCCATCCGACTCCAGAAGCTCGGGTCGGTCGTCGTCGGCTGCCACGCCCACAGACGATGGACCCTGACCCCGTCTCTCTCGTTCGAGGTCCGTCTGGTCCACGTCCGGGGAAACTGTCCGTGCGGGAACGCCGGCGGCGGCGCCAGGACCGTGACGTCCCACGCCTCCTCACTGAGGTGCGTACACGTGTCGCGGATCCTGGAGGCGTTCCCCGACCGGTCCGGTGGGTAATGCTGGGAGACGACGACGACGTGCGGGTTGTCTTCGGACATGCGTTACCTGATCGGTTCGGGGACGTGCCGACTCATCCACGTGGTCGACACCGGCGTTCGATTCCGCGTCGACACCGGCGTTCGATTCCGAGTCGACACCGACGTTCGGTTCCGTGAAGTCACTAGCGCGTCGTACCGCCGAGGGGCCCATTGTTACGATTCGACTACCGCGCCGTTTGTCACCTATTACCCGCGCCAGAGAAGCCCGTCGGCGACTCCCCGTCGACGAGCGTTTCGAGCCCCGCTTCGAGACCGACGGTCGGTTCGTATCCGAGACGCTCTCGGGCCCGGGAGACGTCGGCGCGGCTGTGTCTGATGTCGCCCTCCCGCGCCTCGGTGTGGACGACGGGCGAGTCGCTGCCGACGGCGTCCCTGACGCGTTCGGCGAGTCGGGTGATACTCGTCGACGACCCGGTTCCGACGTTGTACGCGGTCCCGACGCCGTCGGTCTCGGCTGCCAGCCGGTTCGCCCGAACGACGTCGTCGACGTGGACGAAGTCCCGCGTCTGTTCGCCGTCGCCGTGCACCGTGATCGGATCGCCGTTTCTGGCCTGTTCGAGGAAGACCTCGATGACCCCGGCGTAGTCGCCGCCGGTCTGGCCGGGGCCGTACACGTTGAAGTAGCGGAGCGCGACGGTCTCCAGCCCGTAGAGGTCGTGATACAGTCGGGCGTAGTGGTCGGCGGCCAACTTGTCCAGCCCGTACGGCGACGTCGGAACGAGCGGGTCGGTCTCGGAGACGGGGACGCCCTCGGGATCGCCGTAGACCGCCGCGCTCGACGCGAGGACGACCCTGGCGTCGTGTCGGCGCGCGGCCTCCAGCACCCGAAGCGTCCCGGTGGCGTTGATCGCGTGGCTCTCGACCGGGTCGTCGATCGAGCCCGCGACGCTCACCAGCGCGGCCTCGTGAAAGACCACGTCGACGCCCTCTGTGGCCTTCTCGACGGCTTCCCGGTCGCGGACGTCTCCCTCGATCAGTTCGACGTCGCCGGGGAGCGCCTCTCCGGGTTCGACGTCGAGGACTCGAACGTCGGTTTCCGAGCGGAAGGCCTCTGCGAGGGCACCGCCGATGAACCCGGCCCCGCCGGTGATCAGGACGCGTCGTGCTTCCATACGCGGCAGTCCGGGCGACAGCCGGTTTAGTAGGCGGAACCTTCTCGGGGAACGCCCCGGACGAAAGTCGTCGCTCGGGACTTCCATTCCGCTCCGCGGAAGGCAGAAGCGTCGCTCGCGCGGTGAATCGTCTCGGAGTCAAGCCCCGGAGCTTTCGCTCCGCTCGCCGAGTAAAATCGGGACCCGGACCGTGGCACACAGTTGCTGGCACACAAGCTGTTGTTATTATCTCGCGACCAGGGTCCCGTTTACACCAACGGTCGCAGGTGTTATCAAATTGACGGACGGTCGAATCGACCTGACGGGCGATCGCACCGACGCCCCGGTCGCAACACGGAGCCGCGTTCGGCCCGGGCGACGCCGTGTTGGGACGTTCAGGAAACCGAAACCGTCGCACACGGAAAGACGAACGTTCACTCGACGGTGACGCTCTTCGCGAGGTTCCGCGGCTTGTCGATCGGGCGCGACAACTCGTCGGCCGCCAGATACGAGACGAGCTGGAGCTGGACGTTCGCCAGGATGCCGGCGACGTCGTGGTGGGTGTCCGGAACGCGGAGCACGTGGTCGGCGTAATCGTCGACCTCTCTGTAGCCGTCTGCGGCGACCGCGACCACCGGAGCGTCCCGGGCGCGCACCTCCTTGACGTTGTGCAGGGTCTTCGTGTCGTTTCGCCCGGTGAAGACCGCGAAGACGGGGGTCTGGTCGGTGACGAGCGCCAGCGGGCCGTGTTTCAGCTCCGCGGCGGAGAACCCCTCGGCGTGGTCGTACGTGATCTCCTTGAACTTCAGCGCGCCTTCGAGTGCGACGGGATGACCGATGCCGCGGCCGATGAAGAAGTACGACTCGCTGTCGTGGTAGGCCTTCGCGACCGACTCCGCCGTCGATTCGTCGAGGACGCGCTGGACGTCGTCGGGGAGCACCGAAAGCGCGTCGAGCAGATCGCCCGTTGCGGCCGGGGTCCCACCGCGGACGTCCCGGCTCAGCCGCTCGCTCAGGAGTATCAGCGTCGCGACCTGCGCCGAGAACGACTTCGTGGCCGCGACGCCGATCTCGGGGCCGGCGCGGATGTACACCGTGTCCTCGCACTCCCGCGTGAGCGTGGACCCGACGACGTTCGTCAGGGCGAGCGTGTGCGCCCCCGTTCCCTGGACGCTCCGGATCGCCGACAGCGTGTCGGCCGTCTCCCCGCTCTGGGAGACGGCGATCACGAGCGTCCCGTCGTCCGCGGGCGGCGGGTTCGAGCCGTACTCTCCCGAGAGGAACGCCTGCGCGGTGATCCCGCGCTCGGCGAGCAGGGTCTGGGCGTACATCGCCGCGTGGTAGGAGGTCCCCATCGCGACGAGGTGGACCGATCTCACGTCGGAGAACGCCCCCGGGGGGAGCTCTTCGAGTTCCACGCGGCCGTCCAACTGGTTGCTCCGCCCGCGGATCGTCTGCCGCAGCGCGGTCGGCTGTTCGTAGATCTCCTTCAGCATGTAGTGGTCGTATCCGCCCTTGCCGGCGTCGTTCGGGTCCCACTCGACGGTCTCGACCGGACGGTCGACCGCGACTCCGTCGCCGTCGGTGATCGCGTAGCCGTCCGGACGCATCGTGACGACGTCGCCGTCCTCGACGTAGACGACCTCGTCGGTGTACTCCAGGAAGGCGGGCACGTCGCTGGCGAGGTAGAAGCGGTCCTCGGACCGGCCGAGCACCAGGGGCGACCCGCTCCGGGTGCCGAACACGGTGTCACTCCCCTCGAACACGGCGGCGATCGCGTAGCTCCCCGAGATGCGATCGATCGCCCGTCTGAAGGCCTTTTCAGGCGAATAGCCCGCAGAGAGGAACTCCTCGATGAGGTGTGGAACGACCTCTGTGTCCGTCTCGCTGGTGAACTCGTGCGTCGAGAGCTCGGATTTGAGTTCGGCGTGGTTGTCGATGATCCCGTTGTGAACGACGGCGACCTCCGACAGGCAGTCGGTGTGCGGGTGGGCGTTCGCGTCCGTCGGGGGCCGTGGGTCGACCAGCGCGTGTGACCGACGCCGATACGGCCCCGGATCGACGCCGTCGAGACGGCGTCGCACAGGGCGTCGATCTCGCCGGCGCGTT from Halobellus limi includes the following:
- a CDS encoding alginate lyase family protein gives rise to the protein MSDRVETVSDRSPSGRTESGRRSDRSVTTPGDWPLAYHTLRNMKPVQIAGIFERRLRHAVVPRLPVDFDARYEKRVPDELSITPGPVSANLTRLRESLTESERARYREAASEAANGRFTFLDRTIDFGEQIDWNHERIDEYPRLWRLKLESFQGFEWVALSEESASAVDGHRAALERQALEWDAANPIGAGPYLRRSWIPHAVSLRVLHWCRYAAWCADDDISVPDRLLRIIYKNALFLENHVEHDIGGNHLIENAVALVAAGVLFGEHDTGWESTGLDLFEEAARKQFLADGSHFERSPMYHVTVLRRYATAYDLLSSIGRSTTGIETAAERALGFLSQLVEPAGRIPLLNDSVHGEAIEASTCLAYCRACSLTPTERSLHHPDGAGYRTFPTDTGTLLFDVGDVGPPHLPAHSHNDQLSVLLWVDGDPVLADTGVYDYEANERRQYARSVAAHNTAQYGGTEPIPIGGSFLMGKRTSVSVVDEGPGRIEARHIRRTVAGPSYEHRRTVTTIDSGWEIVDTVTGDSGAAYTVRYHFHPTADVCESSDGATEFDVRRDGDWIASVRFSGADQIRLTQTPYFGEYGREQLRAMIAVEAPPGSDVLTRFSTDAIPGQTSTAEETQKASRTTSE
- a CDS encoding NAD-dependent epimerase/dehydratase family protein; amino-acid sequence: MEARRVLITGGAGFIGGALAEAFRSETDVRVLDVEPGEALPGDVELIEGDVRDREAVEKATEGVDVVFHEAALVSVAGSIDDPVESHAINATGTLRVLEAARRHDARVVLASSAAVYGDPEGVPVSETDPLVPTSPYGLDKLAADHYARLYHDLYGLETVALRYFNVYGPGQTGGDYAGVIEVFLEQARNGDPITVHGDGEQTRDFVHVDDVVRANRLAAETDGVGTAYNVGTGSSTSITRLAERVRDAVGSDSPVVHTEAREGDIRHSRADVSRARERLGYEPTVGLEAGLETLVDGESPTGFSGAGNR
- a CDS encoding glycosyltransferase family 4 protein gives rise to the protein MSEDNPHVVVVSQHYPPDRSGNASRIRDTCTHLSEEAWDVTVLAPPPAFPHGQFPRTWTRRTSNERDGVRVHRLWAWQPTTTDPSFWSRMAYYLFFPLHALLWLLVHYREYDAVVTSSPPIFTGLAGLPFGLLTPKPWVVDVRDLWIDAAVGLDFITDGGFVERASRLYERVVLRTADRITVTTTVLGERLVERYGVDEATVRHVPNGVDTDRYRPTETDPAPTIVYTGNVGHAQDLDACVRAMASVETPGATLKIVGDGDITDRLKRVTAEEGLDDRVEFTGLVPRETIPGVLDDAMIGVAPLKREETLEYAVPTKAYEYMSCELPVVATGAGEIETLIEESGGGIHVENDADRLAEAFDSLLTDVALRESLGENGREHMVEHYDRAIVARRLSAILDEVIDR